A section of the Felis catus isolate Fca126 chromosome B2, F.catus_Fca126_mat1.0, whole genome shotgun sequence genome encodes:
- the FOXQ1 gene encoding forkhead box protein Q1 — protein sequence MKLEVFGPRAAHGDKPGSDLEGAGGSDAPSPLSAAGDDSLGSDGDCAANSPAAGGSAEELAGGGERNAGCGPGAEEEVPAAVAAGHAEACAAGPSAGSAGGGEGARSKPYTRRPKPPYSYIALIAMAIRDSAGGRLTLAEINEYLMGKFPFFRGSYTGWRNSVRHNLSLNDCFVKVLRDPSRPWGKDNYWMLNPNSEYTFADGVFRRRRKRLSHRAAAPQPGLRPEEAAAHPAAAPPPPAPAAPTSPRARSPARQEGRASPAGKFSSSFAIDSILSKPFRSRRDGDAAPGARLPWGAAPCPPLPTYPALLPGASGGALLPMCAYSAAEPLLLSARGADAPPAAPPAVPHLLLAPLSASAPAKPFRGPAAGGGAHLYCPLRLPAALQASSAGGPGPHLPYPVETLLA from the coding sequence ATGAAGTTGGAGGTGTTCGGCCCCCGCGCGGCCCACGGGGACAAGCCAGGTAGTGACTTGGAGGGTGCCGGCGGCAGCGACGCACCATCTCCGCTGTCCGCAGCCGGCGACGATTCCTTGGGCTCGGACGGGGACTGCGCGGCCAACAGCCCGGCGGCGGGCGGCAGCGCCGAGGAGCTGGCGGGCGGCGGCGAGCGGAACGCAGGCTGCGGGCCAGGCGCTGAGGAGGAGGTCCCCGCAGCGGTGGCGGCGGGGCACGCGGAGGCCTGCGCAGCCGGGCCAAGTGCGGGGAGCGCGGGGGGCGGCGAGGGCGCGCGCAGCAAGCCGTACACGCGGCGGCCCAAGCCCCCGTACTCGTACATCGCGCTCATCGCCATGGCTATCCGCGACTCGGCTGGAGGGCGCCTGACGCTGGCCGAGATCAACGAATACCTCATGGGCAAGTTCCCTTTCTTCCGCGGAAGCTACACGGGCTGGCGCAACTCCGTGCGCCACAACCTCTCACTTAACGACTGCTTCGTCAAGGTGCTGCGCGACCCCTCGCGGCCCTGGGGCAAGGACAACTACTGGATGCTCAACCCCAACAGCGAGTACACCTTCGCCGACGGGGTCTTCCGCCGCCGCCGCAAGCGCCTCAGCCACCGGGCGGCAGCCCCCCAACCAGGGCTTCGGCCAGAGGAGGCCGCGGCCCACCCCGCCGCTGCGCCCCCTCCGCCTGCGCCCGCCGCCCCGACTTCTCCCCGTGCGCGCTCGCCCGCCCGCCAAGAGGGACGCGCCAGCCCTGCGGGCAAGTTTTCCAGTTCTTTCGCCATAGACAGCATCCTAAGCAAGCCCTTCCGCAGCCGCCGAGACGGGGACGCAGCCCCTGGGGCGCGGCTGCCATGGGGCGCCGCACCCTGTCCGCCGCTCCCCACCTATCCCGCGCTCCTCCCCGGAGCCTCCGGAGGGGCCCTGCTGCCGATGTGCGCTTACAGTGCGGCGGAGCCCTTGCTGCTGAGCGCGCGCGGAGCCGACGCACCGCCGGCCGCGCCACCCGCAGTGCCTCACCTCTTGCTTGCGCCCCTCTCTGCCTCGGCCCCCGCCAAGCCGTTTCGTGGCCCCGCGGCTGGCGGCGGCGCGCACCTGTACTGCCCCCTGCGGCTGCCCGCGGCGCTGCAGGCGTCCTCAGCCGGCGGCCCTGGCCCGCACCTGCCTTACCCAGTGGAGACGCTTCTGGCCTGA